Proteins encoded together in one Lachnospiraceae bacterium JLR.KK008 window:
- a CDS encoding sensor histidine kinase: MRERMKRLYDDSTLATKIRYSYLMLLVPIVLFLIFCFYNLWSSNRKYEDMINSTVMASEFSQEFKKDFDYEAYLLIVENKSIAESKLGDMLSEARRVVTGLEELTDPREKNARLNSMKKYLENLETYVDRIEQNLLEGNRYEDNIEIWENDIQIVTTLMQETISQYIYYEVRGIQESRIEYQNFFMDMIRSSVIAFTGIALLLLFLSYSIPLSITRPIKEIGRVTDQVAKGDLTVRSNVKNGAEVSRLSDSLNAMIDKINELLEQVKEEQIRLRKAEFERLQSQINPHFLYNTLDAIIWLAEAGEQKKVVSMVGSLSEFFRTSLNRGKDIISIREELQHVRSYLEIQQMRYQDILRYEINVPRELEKYLIPKITIQPLVENALYHGIKNKRGTGMITVSGRKENDYFLIQIGDNGIGIDEMRLEQVREGIKNKVLTGKDMYGLYNVHERIRLNFGEKYGISIESVYGESTIVNICLPYMEVENQ; encoded by the coding sequence ATGAGAGAGCGGATGAAGCGGCTGTATGACGATTCCACACTTGCCACCAAGATCAGATATTCTTATCTGATGCTGCTGGTTCCGATTGTGCTGTTTCTGATCTTCTGTTTTTATAATCTGTGGTCGAGCAACCGCAAATATGAAGATATGATCAACTCCACGGTAATGGCCAGCGAGTTCAGCCAGGAGTTTAAGAAGGATTTTGATTATGAAGCCTATCTGCTGATTGTGGAAAATAAGTCGATAGCGGAATCTAAACTGGGGGATATGCTGAGCGAGGCGAGACGAGTAGTGACAGGACTGGAAGAACTGACGGATCCCAGAGAAAAAAATGCGCGCCTGAACAGTATGAAAAAATACCTGGAAAATCTCGAGACATACGTTGACCGCATTGAACAGAATCTGCTGGAAGGGAACCGTTACGAAGATAATATCGAGATCTGGGAAAATGACATTCAGATTGTGACAACGCTCATGCAGGAGACGATCTCGCAATATATTTATTATGAAGTCCGGGGAATCCAGGAATCGCGGATCGAATATCAGAATTTTTTTATGGATATGATCCGTTCTTCAGTCATTGCCTTTACCGGGATCGCGCTTTTGCTCCTCTTCCTCTCTTACAGCATACCGCTCAGCATCACGAGGCCGATCAAGGAGATCGGCAGGGTGACGGATCAGGTGGCGAAAGGAGACCTCACGGTCCGCTCGAATGTCAAAAACGGTGCCGAAGTGAGCCGATTGAGTGATTCCCTCAATGCGATGATTGATAAGATCAATGAATTGTTGGAACAGGTGAAGGAAGAACAGATCAGACTGCGGAAAGCAGAGTTTGAGAGGTTACAGTCTCAGATCAACCCGCACTTTCTGTATAATACGCTCGATGCGATCATCTGGCTGGCGGAGGCGGGAGAACAGAAAAAAGTTGTGAGCATGGTGGGAAGCCTCTCGGAATTCTTCCGTACCTCATTGAACCGTGGCAAGGACATCATATCTATCCGTGAAGAGCTGCAGCATGTGAGGAGCTACCTGGAGATCCAGCAGATGCGCTATCAGGATATTCTGCGCTATGAGATCAATGTCCCCCGGGAGCTGGAAAAATACCTGATCCCCAAAATCACGATCCAGCCTCTTGTGGAAAATGCGCTGTACCACGGAATCAAAAATAAGCGGGGAACCGGAATGATCACCGTGAGCGGCAGAAAAGAAAACGATTATTTTCTCATTCAGATCGGGGATAACGGTATCGGTATCGACGAGATGAGGCTGGAACAGGTGAGAGAGGGCATTAAAAATAAGGTATTGACGGGAAAAGACATGTATGGACTGTATAATGTGCACGAGAGAATTCGTCTGAATTTCGGAGAAAAATACGGGATCTCGATCGAGAGTGTCTATGGGGAGAGCACGATTGTGAATATTTGCCTGCCTTATATGGAAGTGGAAAATCAGTGA
- a CDS encoding branched-chain amino acid ABC transporter permease: MNKKTKNICTAALILVFLVLIALFDNDVIGNAYVKRVLNLAAIYAIISVSMNLVNGFTGLFSLGQAGFMAIGAFSVAIFTVPSEYIGSIFYIEPMAPALAAVRLPFVAALLLGGLVAAALSLLIGYPVLRLKSDYLAIATLGFSEIIRIVFTQLQTITNGALGINRIPGITTMWVPFGTAAVCIGIMVLLIHSSYGRAFKAIREDDIAAEAMGINLSFHKNLAFAVSSFFTAIGGGLYAALLTSVDPKQFYFTMTYNFLLIIVLGGMGSVTGTVIASFIITGGLEWLRFFDEPLSLFGYEIPIFRSGLRMVVFSILLMLLVLFYRKGLMGQKEFSWDGIYHWLTGWKDKRKRLSEKKGGA, translated from the coding sequence ATGAATAAAAAGACAAAAAATATATGTACTGCCGCGCTCATTCTTGTTTTCCTTGTTCTGATCGCCCTGTTTGACAATGATGTGATCGGAAATGCGTATGTGAAACGAGTGCTGAATCTGGCGGCGATCTATGCGATCATCAGTGTATCGATGAATCTTGTAAATGGATTTACCGGACTCTTTTCTCTTGGCCAGGCCGGTTTTATGGCCATCGGCGCGTTCAGTGTAGCGATCTTTACGGTGCCGTCAGAATATATTGGCTCTATCTTTTACATTGAACCGATGGCTCCCGCGCTGGCAGCGGTCAGACTGCCTTTTGTCGCAGCGCTGTTATTGGGTGGCCTGGTGGCGGCCGCGCTGTCTCTGCTGATCGGCTATCCGGTCCTGCGGTTAAAGAGTGATTATCTGGCGATCGCCACGCTGGGATTTTCGGAGATCATCCGCATTGTGTTCACACAATTACAGACGATCACGAACGGTGCGCTCGGCATCAACCGTATCCCGGGTATCACGACGATGTGGGTTCCTTTTGGAACGGCAGCAGTCTGCATCGGTATAATGGTGCTGCTGATTCACTCGTCTTATGGAAGAGCATTCAAAGCGATCCGGGAGGACGACATTGCGGCGGAGGCTATGGGCATCAACCTGAGCTTTCATAAAAACCTGGCATTTGCTGTCAGCTCCTTTTTTACGGCGATTGGCGGCGGCCTCTATGCGGCGCTGCTCACTTCCGTAGATCCGAAACAGTTTTATTTCACAATGACTTATAATTTTCTGCTGATTATCGTACTGGGCGGCATGGGCAGCGTGACAGGGACGGTCATTGCCTCCTTCATCATTACGGGCGGCCTTGAATGGCTCCGCTTCTTCGACGAGCCGCTGAGTCTGTTCGGATATGAGATACCGATTTTCCGCTCCGGCCTGCGTATGGTTGTGTTTTCGATTTTGCTGATGCTCCTTGTGCTCTTCTACCGGAAGGGTCTTATGGGTCAGAAAGAATTTTCCTGGGATGGGATCTATCACTGGCTGACCGGATGGAAAGATAAGAGGAAGCGACTTTCTGAGAAGAAAGGAGGGGCCTGA
- a CDS encoding branched-chain amino acid ABC transporter permease, producing the protein MSMDIFLQHLLNGISVGSLYALIAIGYTMVYGILLLINFAHGDIFMMASYFMIFAVVDFGLPVWISLPLIIALTIALGMLLEKSAYKPLRTAPRMSIMISAIGASYLLENLATYLFTGVPKGYPDIPWLTKVVNVGNISFQIVTVIAPILIVLILAGLMMLVNHTKTGMAMRAVSKDFETARLMGIKIDRVIAVTFAVGSGLAAVGSVLWGAKYSSVYPLMGVMPGLKCFVAAVFGGIGNIPGAVLGGIVLGLGETLLVAFFPGLTGYRDAFAFVVLIIMLLVRPNGLLGEKATDKV; encoded by the coding sequence ATGAGTATGGACATTTTTTTGCAGCATCTGCTGAACGGGATCTCCGTCGGCAGTCTGTATGCACTGATTGCCATCGGCTATACTATGGTTTACGGAATTTTGCTTTTGATCAATTTTGCCCATGGAGATATATTCATGATGGCTTCTTATTTTATGATCTTTGCTGTGGTTGATTTTGGACTGCCGGTCTGGATTTCGCTGCCGCTGATCATTGCGCTGACGATCGCGCTTGGTATGTTGCTGGAAAAAAGCGCATATAAACCGCTTCGCACTGCGCCGCGGATGTCGATCATGATCTCAGCCATTGGTGCTTCTTATCTGTTGGAAAATCTGGCGACCTATCTGTTCACCGGTGTGCCGAAAGGGTATCCGGATATTCCCTGGCTGACAAAGGTTGTCAATGTCGGAAATATTTCGTTCCAGATTGTCACGGTTATCGCCCCGATTCTGATCGTACTCATTCTCGCAGGACTGATGATGCTTGTCAATCATACGAAGACAGGTATGGCGATGCGGGCTGTGTCCAAGGACTTTGAGACGGCCAGACTGATGGGCATTAAGATTGACCGGGTTATCGCCGTCACCTTTGCGGTCGGTTCCGGGCTGGCAGCAGTCGGTTCGGTACTCTGGGGAGCCAAATATTCTTCTGTCTATCCGCTGATGGGCGTCATGCCGGGCCTCAAATGCTTTGTGGCGGCCGTTTTTGGCGGTATCGGCAATATTCCCGGCGCGGTGCTGGGCGGCATCGTTCTCGGACTCGGAGAGACGCTGCTCGTGGCGTTCTTCCCCGGACTGACCGGATACCGGGATGCGTTTGCGTTTGTTGTGTTGATCATTATGCTCCTTGTACGGCCCAATGGTCTGCTGGGAGAGAAAGCGACGGATAAGGTGTGA
- a CDS encoding ABC transporter substrate-binding protein, whose amino-acid sequence MMKRKVISLLLLAAMTATMLAGCGKSSEGGAAADAGGDSAEVIKIGVFEPLTGENGGGGSQEVDGIKYANQVYPEVLGKKVELVIVDNKSDKGEATTAATRLVEQEGVVAVLGSYGSGVSIAAGDIFKNAGVPAMGCSCTNPMVTEGNDYYFRTCFLDPFQGTVMANYCTQQGYTKAAIVYQNGDDYSTGLANFFKASFEKSGGTIVSEGVIQTNDSDYNSILTNIKASDAEVIFAPSSITVAGAFIKQARALGIDALICAGDTWENEAIIDVAGEAAEGVVLSTFYDENDASASEEAKKFVPGFKEYLGGDAIIPAVSALGYDAYCVVIDAIERAGSTDGEAIRQALADTSDFVGVTGAITFDENGDAQKNVAIVKVVEGGQFKYLDTVTVTE is encoded by the coding sequence ATTATGAAAAGAAAAGTAATATCACTGTTGTTACTCGCAGCCATGACAGCGACTATGCTGGCGGGATGCGGAAAGTCTTCCGAAGGAGGGGCTGCTGCGGATGCAGGTGGTGACTCGGCGGAAGTGATCAAGATCGGTGTGTTTGAACCGCTGACAGGGGAAAACGGCGGCGGCGGCTCTCAGGAAGTGGACGGCATCAAGTATGCGAATCAGGTATATCCGGAAGTGCTGGGAAAGAAAGTGGAGCTCGTTATTGTGGACAATAAGTCCGACAAGGGAGAGGCGACAACGGCGGCGACCCGTCTGGTAGAGCAGGAGGGCGTTGTAGCGGTACTTGGCTCTTATGGTTCCGGTGTTTCCATTGCCGCAGGAGACATTTTCAAAAATGCGGGAGTTCCGGCGATGGGCTGTTCCTGTACGAATCCGATGGTAACGGAAGGGAACGACTATTATTTCAGGACATGCTTCCTTGACCCGTTCCAGGGTACGGTTATGGCTAACTACTGCACGCAGCAGGGTTATACGAAAGCGGCGATCGTATATCAGAACGGCGACGATTATTCCACAGGTCTGGCTAACTTCTTTAAGGCGTCTTTTGAAAAGTCCGGCGGTACGATTGTCTCCGAAGGCGTCATCCAGACAAATGATTCCGATTACAACTCAATCCTGACAAATATCAAGGCATCGGACGCAGAAGTTATCTTTGCTCCTTCTTCGATTACGGTGGCCGGTGCATTCATCAAGCAGGCAAGAGCGCTCGGCATCGATGCTCTGATCTGTGCCGGGGATACATGGGAAAACGAAGCAATTATCGACGTGGCCGGTGAAGCGGCGGAAGGTGTTGTTCTCTCTACGTTCTATGATGAGAATGATGCAAGCGCTTCCGAGGAAGCGAAGAAATTCGTTCCGGGCTTTAAGGAATATCTGGGCGGAGACGCGATCATTCCTGCGGTATCGGCGCTCGGCTATGACGCTTACTGTGTAGTCATCGATGCGATCGAGCGCGCGGGTTCCACGGACGGCGAAGCGATCCGTCAGGCACTGGCAGATACGAGTGACTTCGTGGGTGTGACCGGAGCGATCACCTTTGACGAAAACGGCGACGCACAGAAGAATGTGGCGATTGTCAAGGTCGTAGAGGGCGGACAGTTTAAATATCTGGATACGGTAACAGTTACGGAATAG
- a CDS encoding ABC transporter ATP-binding protein: MLEISNLSVAYGGIQAVKDISFAVPKGKIITLIGANGAGKSSTLRAIVGLEKPAQGSIRFQGEELSGLSTDAIVEKGITLVPEGRRVFPNLTVQENLKIGAYMRKDDLTADIDWVCQLFPRLKERSWQKAGTLSGGEQQMLAIGRALMSKPSVIMMDEPSLGLAPIIVQGVFDIISEINKQGVTILLVEQNANMALKAADLAYVMETGTITMEGSGAELLENDQIKAAYLGKKKN, encoded by the coding sequence ATTTTGGAAATCTCTAATCTGTCTGTCGCCTATGGTGGCATTCAGGCAGTCAAGGATATTAGTTTTGCCGTGCCAAAAGGCAAGATTATCACACTGATTGGCGCCAACGGCGCGGGAAAGAGTTCCACACTGCGCGCGATCGTCGGTCTGGAAAAGCCTGCGCAGGGCAGTATACGATTCCAGGGTGAGGAGCTGTCCGGTCTGTCTACGGATGCGATCGTAGAAAAGGGGATCACGCTTGTACCTGAGGGACGACGAGTGTTTCCCAATCTGACCGTGCAGGAGAATCTGAAGATCGGGGCCTATATGAGAAAGGACGATCTGACGGCGGATATAGACTGGGTTTGCCAACTGTTTCCTCGTCTGAAAGAGCGTTCCTGGCAGAAGGCGGGGACGTTATCGGGTGGTGAACAGCAGATGCTGGCGATCGGCCGGGCGCTGATGAGCAAGCCGTCAGTCATTATGATGGACGAACCGTCTCTGGGCCTGGCACCGATCATTGTCCAGGGTGTGTTCGATATTATCAGTGAAATTAACAAACAGGGGGTGACGATCCTCCTCGTTGAGCAGAACGCCAATATGGCACTGAAGGCGGCGGATCTTGCCTATGTGATGGAGACGGGTACGATTACGATGGAAGGCAGCGGCGCGGAGCTGCTTGAAAATGATCAGATCAAAGCGGCATATCTGGGCAAAAAGAAAAATTAA
- a CDS encoding response regulator produces MLKVFLVEDEFVVREGIKNNVDWTAHGYEFCGEASDGELAFPMIQKCRPDIVITDIRMPFMDGLTLSKLIKKELPWTEIIILTGYEEFEYAKEGIKIGVARYLSKPISGAELIREMDALAVKIEEKQKERSIHEKYVQEMEENFRTERKTLFQSLVTGDKSAAELLEMADKLGTDLSALWYNIVLIKVQSREHGYNEYSNSLVEIEQAMKSLDNEEHLLIFDRNLEGNALLFKADSREELLEFQEHYLHKIKQILARYKGVRYFGGIGAPVDRLRELPVSFEKASHAFAHRYLVSDSLILSSAGGSQVAYREKEAFNMSTVDLKQLDRGKIREFLKLGEKEETIYFIEEFFNDLGANAMRSTMFRQYITMDAYFCVCEFLEELQIERKSIEPPDAVAGVLQDRESAMQYIVKIMKKALELRESTASGHNRDIVGEVIDYIEKHYADEELSLNQLSSHVNFSPNYLSMIFSQQTGKPFIKYLTDFRMSKAKELLRCTGKRSSEISVEVGYRDSHYFSYLFKKTQGMTPTQYRGRNNSEGGAGA; encoded by the coding sequence ATGTTAAAAGTATTTTTAGTGGAAGATGAGTTTGTCGTGCGTGAAGGGATTAAGAATAATGTGGACTGGACTGCGCACGGCTATGAGTTTTGCGGAGAGGCGAGCGACGGCGAACTGGCTTTTCCGATGATACAAAAATGCAGGCCTGACATTGTGATCACAGATATTAGAATGCCCTTTATGGATGGTCTTACGTTGAGTAAACTGATCAAGAAAGAGCTGCCGTGGACGGAGATCATCATTCTCACGGGATACGAAGAATTTGAATATGCCAAAGAAGGGATTAAAATCGGGGTAGCCCGGTATCTTTCCAAACCGATCAGCGGTGCTGAACTGATACGGGAAATGGATGCGCTTGCGGTTAAAATAGAAGAAAAGCAAAAGGAACGCAGTATTCACGAAAAATATGTGCAGGAGATGGAGGAAAACTTCCGCACCGAGAGAAAGACACTTTTTCAATCTCTTGTGACCGGGGATAAATCAGCGGCAGAGCTGCTGGAGATGGCGGATAAGCTGGGAACTGACCTCTCGGCGCTCTGGTATAATATCGTTCTCATTAAAGTACAGTCCAGAGAGCATGGATACAATGAATACTCCAACAGCCTGGTAGAGATTGAGCAGGCAATGAAAAGTCTTGACAATGAAGAACATCTGCTGATCTTTGACAGAAATCTGGAGGGAAATGCGCTTCTCTTTAAGGCAGATTCCCGGGAAGAGCTCTTGGAGTTTCAGGAGCATTATCTACATAAAATAAAACAGATACTGGCCCGGTATAAAGGAGTCCGCTATTTTGGCGGCATTGGGGCGCCCGTTGACAGACTGCGGGAGCTGCCCGTTTCTTTCGAGAAGGCAAGCCATGCGTTCGCGCACCGTTATCTGGTCAGTGACAGTCTCATATTGAGCAGCGCCGGTGGCAGCCAGGTCGCTTATCGGGAGAAGGAAGCATTTAACATGAGTACTGTCGATCTCAAGCAGCTTGACAGAGGCAAGATCAGGGAATTTCTCAAGCTCGGGGAAAAGGAGGAGACTATCTATTTTATTGAAGAATTTTTCAACGATCTGGGCGCCAATGCCATGAGATCGACGATGTTCCGGCAGTATATTACAATGGATGCCTACTTCTGCGTCTGCGAATTTCTGGAAGAGCTGCAGATCGAGCGCAAGAGCATAGAACCGCCGGACGCTGTCGCGGGCGTTTTGCAGGACCGGGAAAGCGCGATGCAGTATATTGTCAAGATTATGAAAAAAGCGCTGGAACTGCGGGAAAGTACGGCAAGTGGACATAACAGAGATATTGTAGGGGAAGTGATCGATTACATTGAGAAACATTATGCGGACGAAGAGCTGTCGCTGAACCAGCTGTCTTCGCATGTAAATTTTTCTCCCAATTATCTGAGCATGATCTTCAGTCAGCAGACAGGTAAGCCGTTTATCAAATACCTGACTGACTTTCGCATGAGTAAGGCAAAAGAGCTGCTCCGCTGCACCGGAAAGAGAAGCAGCGAGATCAGCGTGGAAGTCGGATACCGGGATTCACATTATTTCTCTTATCTGTTTAAGAAAACGCAGGGCATGACACCGACGCAGTATCGGGGCAGGAACAATTCCGAGGGAGGAGCCGGGGCATGA
- a CDS encoding MarR family transcriptional regulator, whose protein sequence is MDINTALNEVFVKVFKNIMALEEQAIRSEAYQNATANDMHVMEAIGNGKPKNMTSVARSLSVTTGTLTISVNSLVKKGFVERVRSEEDRRVVLISLTEKGKALYRRHQKFHEELVERIVNRLNDQEKVLLEKVLSNLNLYFKEIQK, encoded by the coding sequence GTGGATATTAACACAGCTTTGAATGAAGTGTTTGTCAAAGTTTTTAAGAATATAATGGCGCTGGAAGAACAGGCGATCCGTTCGGAAGCATATCAAAATGCCACGGCAAACGATATGCATGTGATGGAAGCGATCGGCAATGGGAAGCCGAAGAATATGACTTCCGTAGCCCGTTCGCTTTCGGTTACGACCGGCACATTGACGATCTCTGTCAACAGTCTTGTGAAAAAGGGCTTCGTGGAGAGAGTGCGGAGCGAGGAAGACAGGCGGGTAGTGCTGATCTCCCTGACAGAGAAAGGCAAGGCGCTTTACAGGAGGCATCAGAAGTTTCATGAAGAGCTGGTAGAGCGAATTGTCAACCGCCTGAATGATCAGGAAAAAGTATTATTGGAAAAAGTATTGTCGAATTTAAATCTTTATTTTAAAGAAATACAAAAATAG
- a CDS encoding restriction endonuclease, whose protein sequence is MSIIKACIAALIIFLIAFCLFRYLAALKRNRLLPMDDMEGRDFEFYCARLLRANGFLEVEVTKGSGDYGIDILAEKDGVTYAIQCKRYTAPVGVKAVQEAYAGRDFYDRMVGAVLTNQYFTASAVEAAQKLKILLWDRGYLEEMMEEEEAM, encoded by the coding sequence TTGAGTATCATAAAAGCGTGCATTGCAGCCCTGATCATTTTTCTCATAGCATTTTGTCTGTTCCGCTATCTGGCAGCTTTAAAGAGAAACAGACTACTTCCGATGGACGACATGGAGGGCCGGGATTTTGAATTTTATTGCGCCAGACTGCTGCGGGCAAACGGTTTTCTGGAAGTGGAGGTGACAAAGGGCAGCGGTGACTATGGGATCGACATCCTCGCGGAGAAAGACGGCGTGACCTATGCGATCCAGTGTAAGCGATATACGGCTCCGGTCGGGGTGAAAGCCGTACAGGAGGCTTATGCGGGCAGAGACTTTTATGACAGGATGGTGGGCGCGGTATTGACAAACCAATATTTTACAGCCTCTGCGGTGGAAGCGGCGCAAAAACTGAAAATTCTTCTCTGGGACAGAGGGTATCTGGAGGAAATGATGGAGGAAGAAGAGGCGATGTAA
- a CDS encoding ABC transporter ATP-binding protein gives MEKRVLSVSDVTMQFGGVVAVNNLSLHVNEGEIVALIGPNGAGKTTAFNVITGVYAPSNGQVKFNDDIISSNFPRGQMKKKYLGEPETADKYSVVKSMMPDRITRLGVARTFQNIRLFKNLTVFDNVLIAKHMRSKANFLSATFRLNYKEEQKNREETMEMLEILGLADVKDEIASSLPYGKQRHLEIARALATKPQLLLLDEPAAGMNPQETDELTAFIRKIKDDFHLTVFMIEHHMDLVMEISDRIYVLDFGKMIAEGSPEMIQNDQRVIDAYLGVQKDDES, from the coding sequence ATGGAAAAACGGGTGTTATCTGTAAGCGATGTGACAATGCAGTTCGGTGGCGTGGTGGCTGTCAATAATCTCTCGCTCCATGTCAATGAGGGAGAGATCGTGGCGCTCATCGGACCGAACGGCGCCGGCAAGACGACAGCCTTTAACGTAATTACTGGCGTGTATGCGCCGAGCAACGGACAGGTAAAATTTAATGATGATATAATTTCTTCGAATTTCCCTCGCGGGCAGATGAAAAAGAAGTATCTGGGGGAACCGGAGACGGCAGATAAGTACTCGGTCGTGAAGTCGATGATGCCGGACCGGATTACAAGGCTGGGTGTTGCCAGAACATTTCAGAACATTCGCCTGTTTAAAAATCTCACTGTGTTTGACAATGTTCTGATTGCGAAACATATGCGCTCGAAAGCGAATTTCCTGTCAGCAACGTTTCGTCTGAACTATAAAGAAGAGCAAAAGAACAGAGAAGAGACAATGGAGATGCTGGAAATACTCGGACTTGCCGATGTCAAAGACGAGATCGCCAGTTCGCTTCCATATGGAAAGCAGAGACATCTGGAAATCGCCCGTGCGCTGGCCACGAAACCGCAGCTGCTTTTGCTGGATGAACCGGCGGCCGGCATGAATCCACAGGAGACAGATGAACTGACGGCTTTTATCCGCAAAATCAAAGATGATTTCCATCTGACAGTCTTTATGATTGAGCATCATATGGATCTCGTAATGGAGATTTCCGACCGTATTTATGTGCTGGATTTCGGGAAAATGATTGCCGAGGGCTCGCCGGAAATGATACAGAACGATCAGCGGGTTATCGATGCTTATTTGGGGGTGCAGAAAGATGACGAATCATGA
- a CDS encoding DUF885 domain-containing protein has protein sequence MKYVSKFRRKTVIVFLVILVVLASFLYLLSPARRFHKLLTQLFTEEMSADTLSMHYILAEPQKYGISDQTAVLPLYSRAAYADSKEQITEILQELERIPPIFISKEDRLLYTLLKEWLTLRQHAADYFYYEEPLSPSSGLQSNLPILLAEYTFRSRQDVENYLTLLSLIPDYFDSIADYEKEKSQMGLFMSDVCADKVIDQCYQIMEQEKLRNGTHFMVTTFDRRLQTLMEQNLLTEAEASSYRERNKTLLIDAVMPAYEALGDELLLLKGTGVPEQGLSHLPDGRAYYTLLFRQTTGCDRSLDEVKKMLTARLQEDSQQLSRIISQSPGILSLSREEFFPSADPEAYLADLQERMQSAFPSFPETDVLPSYTVKQVDENLQDYCSPAFYLTPPIDDISENSIYINQKDNPSGLELYTTLAHEGYPGHLYQTVYHQLCQQKDGCDPARSLFHYGSYSEGWALYVEMLSYDYARELLKENGASDEVLQYTELLRLNRSIQLCLYTLLDIAVHYDGADLQQVRACLAGFGITDPDVTEEIYEAIVEEPVNYPKYYVGYLEFRLLKEQAQTLWQDDYSDLRFHQLILETGPCPFRILEQQIERAAS, from the coding sequence ATGAAATATGTATCCAAATTCCGCCGAAAAACGGTTATCGTTTTTCTCGTTATACTGGTTGTCCTCGCCTCTTTTCTGTATCTGCTCTCTCCCGCCCGGCGGTTTCATAAACTGCTGACGCAGCTCTTCACGGAGGAGATGTCCGCGGACACTTTAAGTATGCATTACATACTCGCCGAGCCACAGAAATACGGCATTTCTGATCAGACCGCTGTACTGCCTCTGTATTCCCGGGCCGCCTATGCAGACTCGAAAGAACAGATCACAGAGATATTACAGGAGCTGGAACGGATTCCGCCCATTTTTATCAGTAAGGAAGACCGGCTTTTATATACTCTGCTGAAGGAGTGGCTCACACTCCGCCAGCACGCCGCAGATTACTTTTACTATGAAGAACCGCTCTCACCTTCCTCCGGCCTGCAATCGAATCTGCCAATCCTTCTCGCTGAATATACATTCCGTTCCAGACAGGACGTGGAAAACTATCTGACACTACTGTCATTAATTCCCGATTATTTTGACAGCATTGCAGACTACGAAAAAGAAAAATCACAAATGGGCCTTTTTATGTCCGATGTCTGCGCTGACAAAGTAATCGATCAATGTTATCAGATCATGGAACAGGAAAAGCTGCGAAACGGCACTCATTTTATGGTCACGACGTTTGACCGGCGGCTACAGACGCTCATGGAGCAAAACCTGCTCACGGAAGCAGAAGCCTCCTCTTACCGCGAGCGCAATAAAACATTGTTGATCGATGCCGTTATGCCGGCCTATGAAGCGCTCGGAGATGAACTGCTTCTGCTCAAAGGCACAGGCGTCCCTGAGCAGGGACTATCCCATCTGCCGGATGGCCGGGCATACTATACTCTGCTATTCCGGCAGACGACCGGCTGCGACCGCTCTTTGGACGAAGTCAAAAAGATGCTCACTGCGCGGCTGCAGGAGGATTCGCAGCAATTATCCCGGATCATCAGCCAGTCGCCGGGAATTTTATCTCTTTCCCGGGAAGAATTTTTTCCTTCTGCAGATCCGGAAGCGTATCTCGCAGACCTGCAGGAACGGATGCAGTCTGCTTTCCCCTCCTTCCCCGAGACGGATGTACTGCCTTCTTATACGGTAAAACAGGTGGATGAAAACCTGCAGGACTATTGCAGTCCGGCATTTTATCTGACGCCGCCCATCGACGACATCAGCGAAAATTCCATATATATCAATCAAAAAGACAATCCCTCCGGGCTGGAACTATATACCACCCTCGCCCACGAAGGCTATCCCGGCCATCTCTATCAGACTGTCTATCATCAGCTCTGCCAGCAAAAAGACGGCTGTGATCCTGCGAGGAGTCTCTTTCACTATGGCAGCTATTCGGAAGGTTGGGCACTCTATGTGGAAATGCTTTCCTATGATTACGCGAGGGAACTTTTGAAAGAAAACGGCGCTTCCGATGAAGTACTGCAATATACGGAGCTGCTGCGTCTCAACCGCAGTATCCAGCTCTGCCTGTACACACTGCTTGACATCGCCGTTCACTATGACGGCGCCGACTTACAGCAGGTGCGCGCCTGCCTCGCCGGGTTTGGTATTACCGACCCGGACGTCACAGAAGAGATTTATGAAGCAATCGTGGAAGAACCTGTTAATTATCCGAAATATTATGTCGGTTATCTTGAATTTCGCCTGTTAAAAGAGCAGGCACAGACACTTTGGCAGGATGACTACAGCGACTTACGCTTTCATCAACTGATACTCGAAACGGGCCCCTGTCCTTTCCGCATTCTGGAACAGCAGATAGAAAGGGCAGCCTCCTAA